CAGATCGGGAGGTGCAACGACGATGGCCGTCATGGTAAAGAGTATGGTTCCACTCATGGGAGCAGGCGCCGTATTTGTATCCATTGATTCTATATTGATACCATTATTTGCCAGGTTATGAGTAATGGAATTTATGATCCCTTCGTGATCTGCTCCGCTGACCTCGACCAGGTAGGGAAGCCACCCTGTATATTTGGTTTTTGCTTCCCCTTCGGTTTCCCGCAGAAAAATCTGAAATCCATCCTTGTTGAACCTCTCAAGAGAAGCGCTGAGGCTTTCCCTGTTTTCGGCAGATATCGATATAAAAAGGAGCATGGCAAAGTCACCGCCGAGCCTTGCCATGCGGCTCTCTTCGATGTTGCCTCCCAGTTCCAGAATTTTCTTTGTCACCCTGTCTACTATCCCGACATGATCAGGGCCGGCCAGGGTAGCAACGATGTGTTTATTCATGGATATCTCCCCGGAATTTTCATTTTTTGTTGTTTATGCATTCTTTTACCAGAGGTGAGGAAAAATTAGTTAAGTATATATCATAAAAATGTTGAGGAAAGAAGCTCATAATGAGGTATGGAAATATTATTTGAAAAAAACCGGTCATGAATAGATGAAGAGAATAAGTTATGATTCACACGGACAAGAAGCATGCAGAAATATATTTGGTTAGTAAGTGTTTACTTCATTGACATGGGACAGGAAAATAACTATAATGGCGACTTTAAAAATTACCAATTGCAAGGAGATAATTAGATGGCGACAGAACTGAAACTTTCGGCCTCCGGCTTTGATGAAAGAAAAGAAGAAATTGTAGAGGCTGTGAAAGGTCTTGAAAAGGATGACAAATTGACCTTGTCCTGTGGAGATGATTTTTTTGGCGTAATTTCTGCTGTTCAAAGGGAACTTAAAAATGAGTTTATCTGGGCGCCGCTTGTTAACGGACCCCGGATGTGGAAAGGTGAAATCAGGAGGTTTGCGCCTGAAGATGTGATTCACGGCAGCATTGTCGCTT
The window above is part of the Deltaproteobacteria bacterium genome. Proteins encoded here:
- a CDS encoding transcriptional regulator, producing MNKHIVATLAGPDHVGIVDRVTKKILELGGNIEESRMARLGGDFAMLLFISISAENRESLSASLERFNKDGFQIFLRETEGEAKTKYTGWLPYLVEVSGADHEGIINSITHNLANNGINIESMDTNTAPAPMSGTILFTMTAIVVAPPDLKYHKWRDPLDDICNAVNVNIKVSPYRG